Proteins from one Bacteroides zhangwenhongii genomic window:
- a CDS encoding glycosyltransferase encodes MRILYILKHNPWGIGGGCYACRNYLEAFDEVFKGDELEVLVCTEYLAHSLTDKFPEIHFVGVNERQLVSKLLSPVTGEMHRFQSVATRLLKANQYDLCIFDHNCIAGSLAKLCKRRGVKTIVLNHNCEFEYYRDNHPSVLHRMLLLPVVKRNERRAYQLCDYNIFLTKEDKELFAQFYGASDTTKVVGGCFMRKGEQLDINALKPFNERRLKAVISGTIGNVQNLDGINYFLNELYPCVPKDMDVVIAGKNPPAELIERLKRFGNIELIANPKDMDAVLRDCDIYLCPTRLGGGMKLRVMDGLRNGLPVIAHKVSARGYGEFEKKGILIKFDTEEQFAQAIIQATTAIKEKYFSKRYIVEQSSIISFEYNLNVLKEIFNICFVR; translated from the coding sequence ATGAGAATTTTATATATCTTAAAACATAATCCTTGGGGTATTGGTGGTGGTTGCTATGCCTGCCGCAATTATCTTGAAGCTTTTGATGAAGTATTTAAGGGAGATGAGTTGGAGGTGTTGGTGTGTACTGAATATTTGGCGCATAGCTTGACCGATAAATTTCCTGAAATTCACTTTGTGGGGGTGAATGAGCGGCAGTTGGTTAGTAAGTTATTATCTCCTGTTACTGGCGAGATGCATCGATTCCAATCTGTTGCGACAAGATTACTAAAAGCAAATCAGTATGATTTGTGTATTTTTGATCATAATTGTATAGCCGGCTCTTTGGCGAAACTCTGCAAAAGACGAGGAGTAAAGACAATAGTATTGAATCATAACTGTGAGTTTGAGTATTATCGGGATAATCATCCTTCTGTTCTTCATCGTATGTTGCTTCTTCCCGTGGTAAAGCGGAATGAGAGGCGGGCCTATCAACTCTGTGATTATAATATCTTCTTGACAAAAGAGGATAAGGAGTTATTCGCACAGTTCTATGGAGCATCGGACACAACAAAGGTAGTAGGAGGATGCTTTATGAGAAAAGGAGAGCAATTGGATATTAATGCATTGAAACCTTTTAATGAAAGAAGACTGAAAGCGGTAATCAGCGGAACGATAGGCAATGTGCAAAACTTGGATGGTATCAACTACTTCTTGAATGAACTTTATCCTTGTGTACCCAAAGATATGGATGTGGTGATAGCTGGAAAGAATCCTCCTGCTGAATTGATTGAACGTCTGAAGAGGTTTGGTAACATCGAGTTGATAGCGAATCCGAAAGATATGGATGCGGTGTTGCGTGACTGTGATATATATCTTTGTCCTACCCGGTTGGGAGGAGGAATGAAACTGCGTGTGATGGATGGCTTGCGTAATGGTTTGCCTGTTATAGCCCACAAAGTATCGGCAAGAGGATATGGAGAATTTGAGAAGAAAGGTATTCTGATAAAATTTGATACAGAAGAACAATTTGCACAGGCGATAATACAAGCTACTACTGCGATAAAAGAGAAGTACTTCTCTAAACGGTATATTGTGGAGCAGAGCTCTATTATTTCATTTGAATATAATCTGAATGTTTTAAAGGAAATATTTAATATATGCTTCGTACGATAA
- a CDS encoding O-antigen ligase family protein yields MIRFNLSGNSHTRVFSFFIVFLWFASIIGMVLDLRLIIFSTILYMCAPRQSIEWHLYKLKFLKNIFIGFGLATMANFYAKLAGTNHMELDPYLAAMGRVKEFAGYCTHPMWTSAAGAISAMFFISMSFRSFVKEKWMKLGCYVMALISLYVVVISGSRSAFVLSLASSILIVKMQSKRMSSLFMNISIVAITIVIFGPILMKNAGAMLQKKNSFEITTEQTSRDELWSQRMAEFKSSPLVGIGFAAHGVGNNKKVGRHESGGGYISVLSQSGIIGGCFIIFIWIAAFMLPGKIGTDPNTILVYCTFVFMTIHSIFEGYLFQGGWYLCLVIWLVVGVLIEHKDLMKKYPQLLHE; encoded by the coding sequence ATGATTCGTTTTAATCTATCAGGGAATAGTCATACACGCGTATTTTCTTTTTTTATAGTTTTTCTTTGGTTTGCTAGTATCATCGGCATGGTTTTAGATTTGCGGTTGATCATTTTCTCTACCATTCTCTATATGTGTGCTCCAAGACAGTCGATTGAGTGGCATCTCTATAAATTGAAATTTCTTAAAAATATATTCATAGGTTTTGGATTGGCTACAATGGCTAATTTTTATGCAAAGTTGGCTGGGACTAATCATATGGAACTTGATCCATATTTGGCTGCAATGGGACGTGTGAAAGAATTTGCAGGTTACTGTACACATCCTATGTGGACGAGTGCAGCGGGAGCCATAAGTGCTATGTTCTTTATCAGTATGTCTTTTCGTTCCTTTGTGAAGGAGAAATGGATGAAATTGGGTTGCTATGTCATGGCGCTGATATCGCTGTATGTAGTGGTTATCTCAGGTTCTCGATCGGCATTTGTTTTGTCTTTAGCTAGTAGTATACTTATCGTAAAGATGCAGTCGAAGCGAATGTCGTCTTTATTTATGAATATATCAATTGTGGCAATAACAATAGTAATTTTTGGTCCTATATTAATGAAAAATGCAGGAGCTATGCTCCAAAAGAAAAATAGTTTTGAGATAACGACTGAGCAGACTTCACGTGATGAATTATGGTCTCAACGTATGGCAGAATTCAAATCTTCTCCATTAGTTGGGATTGGTTTTGCAGCCCATGGTGTAGGAAATAATAAAAAAGTTGGGCGTCATGAATCTGGCGGTGGCTACATTAGTGTTTTGTCACAGTCAGGTATAATAGGTGGATGTTTTATCATTTTTATTTGGATAGCCGCTTTTATGTTGCCTGGTAAGATAGGTACTGATCCCAATACCATACTTGTTTATTGTACATTTGTGTTTATGACTATTCATTCTATTTTTGAAGGTTATCTGTTTCAGGGTGGTTGGTATTTATGTTTGGTAATATGGTTAGTCGTGGGTGTTTTGATTGAACATAAGGATCTAATGAAAAAATATCCACAGTTACTGCATGAGTGA
- a CDS encoding beta-1,6-N-acetylglucosaminyltransferase has translation MKIAYLICAHTDCTQLNRLIKALAYHQETGFFVHLDKKSQITPQDVQTPQDVLELSVIKIVNVNWGGYSQCEAILALIQRAMESKMKYDRFVYISGLDYPIWPNSRILHYFETYRNKECIMALNLSELREPRKMPERIKAYHFFRDSKIDNPQLKRLLCGGMRWITRLFFFEYRNHFKGMPIYEGSSWWALSRECLQYVLDYYRINGKQVKKYFKYTFAPDEMMLHTLVFNSSFGKNALLYKKKNYPGLVDLTPLHYIEYDDAIAIYEERDYDKLLASGKMFCRKVKTGRSDELMNKIDLYRNR, from the coding sequence ATGAAAATAGCTTATCTGATTTGTGCACATACCGACTGCACGCAACTAAATAGGTTAATAAAGGCTTTAGCCTATCATCAAGAAACGGGGTTCTTTGTTCATTTGGACAAAAAGTCGCAGATAACTCCCCAGGATGTACAGACTCCCCAAGATGTATTGGAGTTAAGTGTGATTAAGATCGTAAATGTTAATTGGGGAGGGTACTCACAGTGTGAGGCCATCTTAGCTTTGATACAAAGAGCTATGGAGTCGAAGATGAAGTACGATCGGTTTGTGTATATTTCGGGCTTGGATTATCCGATATGGCCAAATTCTCGGATCTTGCATTACTTTGAGACGTATAGAAATAAAGAGTGTATTATGGCTCTTAATTTATCTGAACTGAGAGAACCTCGTAAGATGCCCGAGCGAATAAAGGCATACCATTTTTTTAGGGATAGCAAGATTGATAATCCTCAATTAAAGCGCCTGCTTTGCGGAGGGATGCGGTGGATTACGAGACTCTTTTTCTTTGAATATCGCAATCACTTCAAAGGAATGCCCATTTATGAGGGTTCATCGTGGTGGGCACTTTCGAGGGAGTGTTTGCAATATGTGTTGGATTACTACCGAATAAATGGTAAACAAGTTAAAAAATATTTTAAGTATACTTTTGCTCCCGATGAGATGATGTTACATACATTGGTGTTTAATTCGTCTTTCGGGAAAAATGCACTACTCTATAAAAAGAAGAACTATCCAGGATTAGTGGACCTAACCCCATTGCATTATATAGAGTATGATGATGCTATTGCAATTTATGAGGAAAGGGACTATGATAAACTACTTGCTTCAGGTAAAATGTTCTGTAGAAAGGTGAAGACTGGTAGATCGGACGAGCTAATGAATAAAATTGATTTATATAGAAACAGATGA
- a CDS encoding SGNH/GDSL hydrolase family protein: MKRLFLILLSVIVFLLSVEFLLRFVFGFCNAMLYTSSDAYEYIAAPNQNRYRLGAHIHINSYSQRCEEPDSTKVRVLGLGDSVLFGGTMTDQEDLASSIFSEETGIQMLNISAGSWGPDNCAAYLREKGVFGAKAVVLVCSSHDAYDRMSHVPVVGLYPNYPDKQYRWAIGELIDRYVIPKISFYWKKTKQQLDPDETVVKLVENATVQPKSSMEYPVNEGFDELKEIADSVGIPLFVYLHAERGEVMCGEYNVMGKAIIEWMEKNKIPCLKGIDAGESVEMYRDGIHLNEKGQRHLAKCLEQLIEIKQ; encoded by the coding sequence ATGAAGAGGCTCTTCTTAATTTTATTGAGTGTAATTGTCTTTTTGCTTTCTGTAGAATTTCTGTTACGTTTTGTCTTTGGTTTCTGCAATGCGATGCTTTACACATCCAGTGATGCATACGAATATATAGCAGCTCCTAATCAAAACCGATATCGGCTGGGGGCTCACATCCACATTAATTCTTATTCGCAACGATGTGAGGAACCGGATTCTACGAAAGTGAGGGTGCTCGGCTTGGGCGATTCGGTACTGTTTGGCGGTACTATGACGGATCAGGAAGATTTGGCTTCTTCCATTTTTTCAGAAGAGACGGGCATACAGATGCTGAATATCTCAGCAGGAAGTTGGGGGCCGGATAATTGTGCGGCTTATCTACGTGAAAAGGGGGTATTCGGAGCTAAGGCAGTGGTATTAGTGTGCAGTAGTCATGATGCGTACGATAGGATGTCGCATGTACCAGTAGTCGGTTTGTACCCCAATTATCCCGATAAGCAATATAGATGGGCTATTGGGGAACTTATAGATAGATATGTGATACCTAAGATTTCTTTTTATTGGAAGAAAACAAAACAACAACTGGATCCTGATGAAACGGTGGTGAAGCTGGTTGAGAATGCTACAGTGCAACCCAAATCATCTATGGAATACCCTGTTAATGAGGGATTTGATGAGCTGAAAGAAATTGCGGATTCGGTGGGAATACCTTTGTTTGTCTATTTACATGCTGAAAGGGGGGAGGTGATGTGTGGCGAATATAACGTGATGGGAAAGGCTATCATAGAATGGATGGAAAAGAATAAGATTCCTTGTCTGAAGGGAATAGATGCTGGTGAGTCGGTGGAGATGTATAGAGATGGTATTCATTTGAATGAGAAGGGGCAAAGGCACTTGGCGAAGTGTTTAGAGCAGTTGATCGAAATTAAGCAATAG
- a CDS encoding glycosyltransferase, which yields MTLRKLAIVQPEVPHYREEFFAGIRERCERADVYVYNSQKVAAGNGFKVQSVGVSYISNLQWHGILWYNPFKLLRKEYDTLVLMLHFAHITTWLLLLTKFIHRKRIILYGQGISVKRYLREEQKVDWKLKGMISLADGVWLYMPKEEQQWRKIFPRKPIVALNNTVTGMKEIISHIPAMTKIELKEKYAIKEERILIFCARFTSPYRRVDLLLQTIENLDRERFGFIIIGDGVNKPDFMKYTNVHDFGAVYDVEVKRELFAIADIYYQPGWVGLSIVEAMGYGLPVFTFKRSTETLQCVEYSYIEDGINGRILETIDECVEVITGSKDEEIVQMGEKAKDLAKTLLVENMVNQAMGILE from the coding sequence ATGACTTTGAGGAAATTAGCTATAGTGCAGCCGGAGGTACCGCATTATCGGGAAGAGTTTTTTGCAGGGATACGTGAACGCTGTGAAAGGGCTGATGTGTATGTGTATAATTCGCAGAAGGTAGCAGCAGGGAATGGTTTTAAAGTGCAAAGTGTGGGAGTAAGTTATATCTCGAATTTACAGTGGCATGGGATACTGTGGTATAATCCTTTTAAGTTATTACGAAAAGAATATGACACTTTGGTATTGATGTTACATTTTGCACATATTACTACATGGTTATTATTGCTTACAAAGTTTATTCATAGGAAACGGATTATTCTTTATGGTCAGGGGATTTCGGTAAAACGTTATTTAAGGGAAGAACAAAAAGTTGATTGGAAATTAAAAGGGATGATATCTTTAGCCGATGGCGTATGGTTATATATGCCGAAGGAGGAGCAACAATGGAGGAAAATATTTCCTAGGAAACCGATAGTAGCATTGAATAATACTGTGACGGGGATGAAGGAGATTATATCACATATTCCTGCTATGACGAAGATAGAACTGAAAGAGAAGTATGCTATTAAGGAGGAGAGGATACTCATTTTCTGTGCTAGGTTTACTTCACCTTACCGTAGAGTTGATTTATTACTGCAAACAATTGAGAATTTGGATAGAGAACGTTTTGGATTTATTATTATCGGGGATGGAGTGAATAAACCCGATTTTATGAAATATACCAATGTACATGACTTTGGGGCGGTGTATGATGTGGAGGTAAAACGAGAACTTTTTGCGATAGCTGACATTTATTACCAGCCGGGATGGGTGGGATTATCTATAGTAGAGGCAATGGGTTATGGTCTACCTGTCTTTACTTTCAAACGTTCTACGGAGACATTGCAGTGTGTAGAATATAGCTATATTGAAGATGGAATAAATGGCAGAATTCTTGAGACAATAGATGAATGTGTGGAAGTGATAACTGGAAGTAAGGATGAAGAGATCGTACAAATGGGTGAGAAAGCAAAAGATTTAGCTAAAACGCTTCTTGTGGAGAATATGGTGAATCAGGCAATGGGTATATTAGAATGA
- a CDS encoding glycosyltransferase encodes MKILHYTPSIDRTWGGTAFYMQLLAKELGQLVQLHVASHASMNELVMEHCTVHKLSSWKNRFKLKHEWKELLESIKPDVVHINCCWTPSCALLQRWAQTWGYKVVLTPHGMLEPWILARHYWTRKMPALLLYQKAAVKRADYLHATAVSEKKNLLNLGYNTKIEVIANGVDVESIELKRSWRRNKEILFLSRVHVKKGIEFLIEAVAKLKNELEDYVVNVAGEGEVAYVEELKLLVEKLGVGEIIRFTGGVYGSQKWELFQRADLFVLPTYSENFGIVVAEALASGTPVITTKGTPWKDLKSNCCGWWTEVGTESTVQALRAFLTLSEKELEVMGRNGRKLVEEKYSEHKVAEEFVKLYNKIMKV; translated from the coding sequence ATGAAAATATTACATTATACTCCCAGTATTGACCGTACTTGGGGAGGAACAGCTTTTTATATGCAGCTACTGGCTAAGGAGCTGGGACAGTTAGTACAACTGCATGTTGCTTCTCATGCAAGTATGAATGAACTGGTGATGGAGCACTGTACGGTGCATAAACTGTCTTCATGGAAAAATAGATTTAAACTGAAACATGAATGGAAGGAATTGCTGGAGTCGATAAAACCTGATGTGGTGCATATTAACTGCTGTTGGACACCTAGTTGTGCGTTGCTGCAGCGATGGGCGCAGACATGGGGATATAAGGTCGTACTTACACCTCATGGTATGCTGGAACCATGGATTTTGGCTCGTCATTACTGGACACGCAAAATGCCTGCATTGTTACTCTATCAGAAGGCTGCTGTGAAACGAGCGGATTATTTACATGCTACGGCTGTAAGTGAAAAGAAAAATTTGTTGAATTTGGGCTATAACACTAAGATTGAGGTGATAGCTAATGGGGTAGATGTAGAGAGCATTGAACTGAAAAGATCGTGGAGACGAAATAAAGAAATTCTATTTTTGAGTCGGGTACATGTAAAGAAAGGTATTGAATTTTTGATTGAGGCGGTGGCAAAACTGAAAAATGAACTCGAAGATTATGTGGTGAACGTGGCTGGTGAAGGTGAAGTTGCTTACGTTGAAGAATTGAAACTATTGGTTGAAAAGTTAGGTGTGGGGGAGATTATCCGCTTTACAGGCGGGGTATATGGTAGTCAAAAGTGGGAACTTTTCCAACGTGCCGACCTCTTTGTATTGCCTACTTATAGTGAGAATTTTGGTATTGTAGTGGCGGAAGCGTTAGCTAGTGGAACACCTGTAATTACTACTAAGGGTACACCTTGGAAAGATTTAAAGAGTAATTGTTGTGGCTGGTGGACAGAAGTGGGCACAGAGTCTACGGTACAGGCTCTGCGTGCTTTCCTTACGCTTTCGGAAAAGGAGTTGGAGGTGATGGGACGTAATGGTCGTAAGTTGGTAGAGGAGAAGTACTCTGAACACAAAGTGGCAGAGGAGTTTGTAAAATTATACAATAAAATAATGAAAGTATGA
- a CDS encoding WcaF family extracellular polysaccharide biosynthesis acetyltransferase, with protein MSKVDLSAFSAGDFDKGASRVKMIVWYFVNALLVRASWNPCMRVKIVLLRAFGACIGKGLVIKNNVTIKFPWKLTIGDNVWLGEQCWIDNLDNVTIGNNVCISQGALLLTGNHDYTVSSMPYRNASITLEDGVWVGSKAVVCPGVRMRENSIATVGSVITKNTEADGIYQGTPAKMIRKREVNDE; from the coding sequence ATGAGCAAGGTAGATTTAAGTGCTTTCTCTGCGGGAGACTTTGATAAAGGGGCTAGTAGAGTGAAGATGATAGTGTGGTACTTTGTAAATGCTTTGTTGGTACGTGCTTCGTGGAACCCTTGCATGAGGGTAAAGATTGTTTTACTTCGTGCTTTTGGGGCGTGTATTGGTAAGGGACTGGTCATTAAAAATAATGTGACGATCAAGTTTCCTTGGAAACTGACCATAGGGGATAACGTATGGTTAGGTGAACAGTGCTGGATAGATAATTTAGACAATGTGACTATCGGTAATAATGTATGTATTTCGCAAGGCGCATTATTGCTTACAGGGAATCATGATTATACAGTTTCTTCCATGCCTTACCGGAATGCTTCTATTACATTGGAAGATGGAGTTTGGGTAGGTAGCAAGGCGGTAGTTTGCCCGGGAGTAAGGATGCGTGAGAACTCAATAGCTACTGTAGGAAGTGTGATAACGAAGAATACGGAAGCAGATGGTATCTATCAGGGGACACCTGCAAAGATGATTAGGAAAAGAGAAGTCAATGATGAATGA
- a CDS encoding glycosyltransferase family 2 protein, translated as MKVSIITSCFNRAATIRDAIESVLAQDYNNIEFIVVDGASTDGSLEIVREYEDRISTIISEPDHGMYEAINKGIRVATGDVIGLLHSDDFFYDNGVVSRIAERMKITRADFLYGDGLFVNPNNTDKVVRNWIGGSYRLWKVRHGWLPLHPTCYIRREVVNRLGLYNESYKIAADSDLLLRYLITGGLTTTYLGEYIVKMRMGGLSTDSAKRKKMWDEDIRVYASHGMAPTLTKLEKMAWKVPQFVLALLKR; from the coding sequence ATGAAAGTATCTATAATAACATCGTGTTTTAATCGTGCGGCGACGATTCGTGATGCCATAGAGAGTGTCTTGGCACAGGACTATAATAATATAGAGTTTATTGTTGTAGATGGGGCGAGTACGGATGGCTCGTTAGAGATTGTTAGGGAATATGAAGATCGTATCTCAACTATTATCTCGGAGCCTGATCATGGAATGTATGAAGCCATTAATAAGGGAATTCGTGTGGCTACAGGTGATGTAATCGGATTGCTGCATTCGGATGATTTCTTCTATGATAATGGGGTGGTAAGCCGTATTGCGGAACGTATGAAAATCACTCGAGCTGATTTCTTGTATGGAGATGGGCTTTTTGTGAATCCTAATAATACAGATAAAGTGGTACGTAACTGGATTGGAGGTAGTTATCGACTTTGGAAAGTACGTCACGGTTGGTTACCACTGCATCCTACCTGTTACATTCGTCGTGAGGTGGTAAACCGTTTAGGGCTCTATAACGAAAGCTATAAAATAGCAGCAGATAGCGATTTATTGTTACGCTATCTTATTACGGGAGGACTTACGACAACTTATTTGGGAGAGTATATTGTGAAGATGCGTATGGGGGGACTTTCTACTGATAGTGCTAAGCGTAAAAAAATGTGGGATGAGGATATACGGGTATATGCTTCGCACGGTATGGCTCCTACTTTGACGAAGTTGGAGAAAATGGCATGGAAAGTGCCGCAGTTTGTGTTAGCATTGTTAAAACGCTAA